A single Primulina eburnea isolate SZY01 chromosome 11, ASM2296580v1, whole genome shotgun sequence DNA region contains:
- the LOC140804371 gene encoding transcription initiation factor IIB-2-like, which produces MSDTYCTDCKRNTEVVFDHAAGDTVCSECGLVLESRSIDESSEWRTFADESGDHDPNRVGGPVNPFLADAALSTVISRSANGSNADSSLARLQNRGGDPDRAIVLAFKTISSMADRLSLVTTIKDRASELYKRLEDQKCTRGRNLEALVAGCIYIACRQEGKPRTVKEICSMVAGGATKKEIGRAKEFIVKQLKVEMGESMEMGTIHAGDYLRRFCSNLGMSNEEVKAVQETVQKSGDYDIRRSPISIAAAIIFMITQLSDSKKPLRDISIATTVAEGTIKNSYRDLYPHAAKIIPEWYAKERDVKNLSIPKA; this is translated from the exons ATGTCTGACACCTACTGTACAGACTGCAAGCGAAATACAGAGGTGGTGTTTGATCACGCCGCAGGGGACACCGTCTGCTCCGAATGCGGCCTTGTACTCGAATCTCGCTCCATCGACGAGTCATCCGAGTGGCGCACCTTCGCCGATGAGTCCGGTGATCACGATCCCAATCGTGTCGGTGGACCGGTTAACCCCTTCTTGGCTGACGCTGCTCTTTCTACCGTTATTTCTCGGAGTGCTAATGGTTCCAATGCGGATTCATCTCTGGCCCGCTTGCAGAATCGGGGTGGGGATCCAGACCGGGCTATTGTATTGGCCTTCAAGACTATTTCAAGCATGGCTGATAG GTTGAGTCTTGTAACAACAATTAAG GACCGGGCTAGCGAACTATATAAAAGGTTGGAGGATCAGAAGTGTACAAGAGGAAGAAACTTGGAGGCTTTAGTGGCTGGCTGCATTTATATTGCTTGTCGGCAAGAAGGCAAGCCACGCACAGTAAAAG AAATTTGCTCAATGGTTGCTGGAGGAGCTACAAAGAAAGAAATTGGAAGAGCAAAAGAATTTATTGTGAAGCAGCTAAAGGTTGAGATGGGCGAATCCATGGAGATGGGCACCATACATGCAGGGGACTATCTG AGACGCTTTTGTTCAAATCTTGGTATGAGTAACGAAGAGGTCAAAGCTGTTCAAGAAACTGTCCAGAAGTCTGGGGACTATGATATAAG GAGGAGCCCTATTTCGATTGCTGCTGCAATCATTTTTATGATAACCCAGCTCTCGGATTCAAAGAAACCCTTAAGAG ATATATCAATCGCTACTACCGTTGCAGAAGGGACGATAAAGAATTCTTACAGGGATCTGTACCCCCACGCAGCCAAGATAATACCAGAGTGGTATGCAAAGGAAAGGGATGTTAAGAACCTTTCCATTCCTAAGGCCTAA
- the LOC140805147 gene encoding UDP-URONIC ACID TRANSPORTER 1-like, producing the protein MSSLIQSPASRKQAILVTSLIILWYSTNIGVLLLNKFLLSTYGFAFPIFLTMCHMSACAVFSYISIVLLKVVPMQRIKSRSQFFRIATLSVVFCGSVVGGNISLKYLPVSFNQAVGSTTPFFTALFAYMMTLKREAWVTYACLVPVVAGVVIASGGEPSFHLYGFVMCIGATAARAFKSVLQGVLLSNEGEKLNSMNLMLYMSPIAVIVLLPAALLMEPNVLEVTVLLGIEHKFMWLLLLLNSTLAYGANLCNFLVTKHTSALTLQVLGNAKGAVAVVISILIFRNPVTFIGIAGYTMTVMGVVAYGETKRRYK; encoded by the exons ATGTCATCGTTGATTCAATCTCCAGCTTCAAGAAAACAGGCCATCCTCGTCACCTCCCTCATAATCCTTTGGTACTCAACCAACATTGGTGTCCTCCTCCTCAACAAGTTCTTGCTCTCAACTTATGGATTTGCCTTTCCCATCTTCCTCACAATGTGCCACATGTCAGCCTGTGCGGTCTTCAGTTACATCTCCATTGTGTTACTTAAAGTTGTGCCGATGCAGAGGATCAAATCCAGGTCTCAGTTCTTCAGGATCGCCACCCTCAGCGTTGTGTTCTGTGGGTCTGTCGTGGGTGGCAACatttctttgaaatatttgcCCGTATCGTTTAATCAAGCTGTGGGTTCGACCACACCCTTTTTTACTGCCTTGTTTGCTTATATGATGACCCTTAAGCGGGAGGCATGGGTTACCTATGCTTGTCTTGTACCTGTGGTTGCTGGGGTTGTCATTGCTAGCGGG GGCGAGCCAAGCTTTCATCTTTATGGATTTGTCATGTGCATAGGAGCAACTGCAGCTAGGGCTTTCAAGTCTGTGCTACAAGGAGTCCTCCTCTCAAACGAAGG GGAAAAGTTGAACTCAATGAATTTGATGCTTTACATGTCCCCAATAGCAGTCATAGTTCTACTTCCTGCAGCCCTTCTGATGGAACCCAATGTATTGGAAGTCACAGTTTTACTTGGAATTGAACATAAATTCATGTGGCTTCTTCTTTTGCTTAATTCAACTTTGGCTTATGGAGCCAACTTGTGCAATTTCTTGGTGACTAAGCATACAAGTGCATTAACTCTCCag GTGTTGGGCAATGCAAAGGGTGCAGTAGCCGTTGTCATTTCAATACTTATTTTTCGCAACCCTGTAACGTTTATCGGTATTGCTGGTTACACTATGACTGTGATGGGGGTGGTTGCTTATGGAGAAACCAAAAGAAGATACAAATGA
- the LOC140805148 gene encoding S-formylglutathione hydrolase encodes MEGSNKPTEIGSTKMFGGYNKRFKHYSPTLGCSMNFHVYFPPSLSTKFPVLYWLSGLTCTDENFISKSGAQRVASSEGVALIVPDTSPRGLNVEGESDSWDFGVGAGFYLNATQDKWKNWQMYDYVVKELPELLTKNFPQLDTSRASIFGHSMGGHGALTIYLKNLDKYKSVSAFAPIANPMNCPWGHKAFSGYLGGDKTDWEEYDATFLISKFNNVSATILIDQGEDDKFMHDQLQPHKFEEACRKANVPLLLRLQPGYDHSYFFIATFIEDHLHHHAQALKL; translated from the exons ATGGAGGGAAGCAATAAGCCTACTGAAATCGGCAGCACTAAAATGTTTGGCGGATACAACAAGAGATTCAAGCACTACAGCCCTACATTGGGATGCTCTATGAATTTCCATGTCTACTTTCCTCCCtccctttccaccaaatttCCT GTGCTTTACTGGCTTTCTGGTCTCACATGCACTGATGAGAATTTCATATCCAAATCTGGCGCTCAACGTGTTGCCTCCAGTGAAGGTGTTGCTCTGATTGTTCCAGATACTTCTCCCA GAGGCTTGAATGTTGAAGGAGAGTCCGACAGTTGGGACTTTGGCGTAG GGGCTGGTTTCTATCTCAATGCAACTCAAGACAAGTGGAAAAACTGGCAGATGTATGACTATGTTGTGAAGGAATTGCCAGAGCTTCTCACTAAAAACTTTCCACAGCTAGACACATCTCGGGCATCTATATTTGGTCATTCAATGGGCGGGCATGGTGCACTGACAATTTACTTGAAAAATTTGGACAAATACAAG TCCGTATCAGCTTTTGCACCTATTGCCAATCCTATGAATTGTCCTTGGGGCCATAAAGCTTTCTCAGGTTACTTGGGTGGTGATAAAACTGATTGGGAG GAATATGATGCTActtttctgatatcaaaattcAACAACGTTTCAGCAACCATTCTAATTGATCAG GGAGAAGACGATAAATTCATGCATGATCAACTTCAACCGCACAAGTTTGAGGAGGCATGTCGGAAGGCTAACGTTCCTCTTCTCCTGAGGTTGCAACCCGGTTATGACCACTCATACTTTTTCATCGCCACCTTTATAGAGGATCATCTTCACCACCATGCTCAAGCCCTTAAGCTCTAA
- the LOC140804223 gene encoding eukaryotic translation initiation factor 3 subunit E-like, translating into MAAKYDLTQRIAPQLDRHLVFPLLEFLQERGLYPEEDILKAKIELLNHTNMVDYAMDIHKSLYRSEDVPQEMVGRRAEVVGGLKSLEEAAAPIVTFLQNPNAVQELRADKQHNLQMLNDRYQIGPKQIGVLYKYAKFQFECGNYSGAADYLYQYRGLSTDTEKSTSSLWGKLAAEILMQNWDVALEELNRLKEIIDSKSFSSPLNQVQSRVWLLHWSLFIFFNHDNGRTLIIDLFNQDKYLNAIQTNAPHLLRYLATAFIVNKRRRTQLKDFIKVIQQEQYSYEDPITEFLACLYVNYDFDGAQRKMKECEEAILNDPFLGKRVEEGNFTTVPLRDEFLENARLFIFETFCCIHQRIDMGVLAEKLNLNYEEAERWIVNLIKTSKLVAKIDSKTGTLTMEPNFPNVYEQLIDQTKALSGHTYKLITQLLEHAQAQTAR; encoded by the exons ATGGCCGCGAAATACGACCTGACGCAACGCATTGCGCCGCAGCTTGACCGTCATTTGGTGTTCCCTCTACTTGAGTTTTTACAGGAGAGAGGATTGTACCCTGAGGAGGATATTTTGAAGGCGAAAATCGAGCTGCTTAACCACACAAACATGGTCGATTATGCCATGGACATACACAAGTCACTCTATCGATCTGAAGATGTTCCACAAG AAATGGTGGGTAGAAGAGCTGAAGTGGTGGGTGGGTTGAAGTCATTGGAAGAGGCTGCAGCTCCCATAGTTACCTTTCTGCAGAATCCTAATGCTGTTCAGGAACTGAGAGCTGACAAACAGCACAATCTTCAGATGCTCAACGATCGCTATCAG ATTGGTCCAAAGCAGATAGGAGTACTGTATAAGTATGCCAAATTTCAGTTTGAGTGTGGCAACTACTCTGGTGCTGCTGATTATTTGTATCAGTACAGGGGCTTGAGTACGGACACGGAAAAGAGTACAAGTTCATTATGGGGAAAACTAGCAGCAGAGATATTGATGCAGAACTGGGATGTTGCACTGGAGGAGCTGAACCGCCTGAAGGAAATTATTGACTCTAAG AGTTTCTCTTCTCCATTAAATCAAGTACAAAGTAGAGTATGGTTATTGCATTGGAGTCTGTTCATCTTCTTCAATCATGACAATGGAAGAACCCTGATTATTGATTTGTTCAACCAGGACAA GTATTTGAATGCCATTCAAACAAATGCTCCTCATCTTCTACGTTACCTGGCAACTGCTTTCATCGTCAACAAAAGGAGGCGGACTCAACTTAAAGATTTCATCAAGGTTATTCAGCAAGAGCAGTATTCTTATGAAGATCCAATCACAGAGTTTTTGGCATGTTTATATGTCAACTATGACTTTGATGGGGCTCAAAGAAAGATGAAAGAGTGTGAAGAA GCAATCCTAAATGATCCATTCCTTGGTAAACGCGTTGAGGAAGGAAATTTTACAACTGTACCATTAAGAGATGAGTTCCTTGAGAATGCTCGACTTTTCATTTTTGAGACCTTCTGTTGCATTCATCAGCGCATTGACATGGG TGTGCTCGCTGAGAAACTGAATTTGAACTATGAGGAGGCAGAGAGATGGATAGTGAATCTCATAAAGACTTCAAAACTTGTTGCCAAGATCGATTCCAAAACCGGAACATTGACAATGGAACCGAATTTTCCCAATGT GTATGAACAACTTATTGACCAAACTAAAGCACTTTCAGGGCACACTTATAAATTAATAACCCAGCTCCTGGAACATGCTCAGGCGCAAACTGCTCGGTAG
- the LOC140804224 gene encoding cytokinin dehydrogenase 1-like: protein MTAQPQNLFPLKNIAQRLILVFVLGFTVNRDHLCSNQPFVTPTASLHSVPSVIHSSLEKMTLDGNLSFDGIEHAARDFGNRYHIMPYAVLYPQSVSDISSMIKCIFHMGLTSELTVAARGRGHSLQGQAQAYRGVVIIMESLQVPKMSFHDGKLPYVDVSAGELWINILHESLKHGMAPKSWTDYLHLTVGGTLSNAGVSGQAFRHGPQINNVYELKVVTGRGEVVTCSEDQNAELFHAVLGGLGQFGIITQARIALEAAPRKVKWIRALYSDFSAFTKDQEHLISSENTFDYIEGFVIINRTGLLNYWRSSFKPKDHVQANQFSSEGKILFCLEVAKYFNPEGSENIDQDVDTLLSKLNYIKSTLFWSEVPYTDFLDRVHTSEIKLREKGLWEVPHPWLNLLIPRSRIHEFAQQVFGNIVKDTSNGPVLIYPVNKSRWKTRTSMITPEEDIFYLVAFLASAMPSSRGKDSLEYILAQSNRILELCEKQRLGVKQYLPHYNTKAEWKAHFGTQWEDFSKRKFTYDPFAILAPGQKIFSRADPLTRQ from the exons ATGACTGCACAACctcaaaatttatttccgctgaAAAATATAGCCCAAAGGCTTATTTTAGTTTTTGTACTTGGCTTCACAGTCAATAGAGATCACCTTTGCTCCAACCAGCCTTTTGTCACTCCCACAGCATCTCTTCACTCAGTTCCATCAGTCATACATTCATCACTAGAAAAGATGACACTTGATGGGAACCTAAGCTTTGATGGTATTGAACATGCAGCAAGGGACTTTGGCAATAGATACCATATCATGCCATATGCAGTGTTATACCCACAATCGGTTTCTGATATTTCTTCCATGATAAAGTGTATTTTCCATATGGGTTTGACTTCAGAGCTAACAGTTGCTGCCAGAGGCCGTGGCCACTCCCTACAAGGCCAAGCACAAGCATATCGAGGTGTTGTTATTATTATGGAATCTCTTCAGGTGCCGAAAATGAGTTTTCACGATGGAAAACTACCATATGTTGATGTCTCAGCTGGAGAGCTTTGGATTAATATTCTGCACGAGAGTCTTAAACACGGGATGGCACCAAAATCATGGACTGATTATCTCCATCTCACAGTTGGGGGTACACTATCAAATGCTGGAGTTAGTGGACAGGCGTTCCGACATGGACCGCAGATCAACAATGTCTACGAACTGAAAGTGGTCACAG GCAGAGGAGAAGTAGTAACCTGTTCAGAAGATCAGAACGCTGAACTCTTCCATGCTGTACTTGGAGGACTAGGACAATTTGGGATCATCACCCAGGCTAGAATTGCCTTGGAGGCAGCCCCCAGAAAG GTTAAATGGATCAGAGCACTTTATTCAGACTTCTCTGCATTCACCAAAGATCAAGAGCATCTAATATCTTCAGAAAACACTTTTGATTATATAGAAGGGTTTGTTATCATTAACAGAACTGGTTTACTAAATTACTGGAGATCGTCTTTCAAACCAAAAGACCATGTTCAGGCAAACCAGTTCTCTTCAGAAGGAAAGATTCTATTTTGCCTGGAAGTTGCAAAATATTTCAATCCAGAAGGGTCCGAGAACATTGATCAG GACGTGGATACCCTCTTATCAAAATTGAATTACATCAAGTCCACTCTCTTCTGGTCAGAAGTCCCTTACACAGATTTCCTGGACAGAGTGCACACGTCGGAAATAAAACTTCGGGAAAAAGGACTGTGGGAGGTTCCACACCCTTGGCTAAATCTTCTTATTCCTCGGAGTAGGATTCATGAGTTCGCCCAACAAGTTTTCGGAAACATCGTAAAGGATACAAGCAATGGTCCAGTCCTGATCTATCCCGTCAACAAATCAAG ATGGAAAACACGAACATCCATGATTACACCCGAGGAGGACATTTTCTACCTAGTTGCCTTCCTAGCTTCGGCAATGCCATCTTCTAGGGGAAAAGATAGTCTGGAATATATATTGGCTCAAAGCAACAGAATTTTAGAGTTGTGTGAAAAACAGCGACTCGGAGTAAAACAATATTTGCCCCATTATAACACTAAAGCAGAGTGGAAAGCTCACTTTGGAACTCAGTGGGAAGATTTCAGCAAAAGAAAATTCACGTATGATCCCTTTGCAATCCTGGCACCTGGACAAAAAATCTTCTCAAGAGCTGATCCCTTGACACGGCAATGA